A region from the Cygnus olor isolate bCygOlo1 chromosome 24, bCygOlo1.pri.v2, whole genome shotgun sequence genome encodes:
- the CSF1 gene encoding macrophage colony-stimulating factor 1 isoform X2, which yields MPRLGAKVCLLRCTLLSSLLLLLVCSIHETEQNSYCQQIITEKHLAELEELADTQMQHPGRVSFKFINKMQLSDSVCYVKAAFPLLGKILNRTVFKENSSNAKKMQMVRRMYDSIDENVDPCIREEDDKERMLSEMCFEEFTTSPYEMLALVKQFFQDINLLLQSKETFEKDCSQVYRSMCVGPRQPSSSPEQRRKEPKARESHRELLIYVMVASVVAVLLAMGGLLFYKYKSKVLERPLEEGGCDPEEPERRALQGARGCPEMEMEEL from the exons ATGCCCCGCCTCGGAGCCAAG GTGTGCCTGCTCCGCTGCACCCTGTTGTcgtccctcctcctcctcctcgtctgCAGCATCCATGAGACGGAGCAGAACAGCTACTGCCAGCAGATCATCACAGAGAAGCACCTGGccgagctggaggagctg GCGGACACCCAGATGCAGCATCCGGGCAGGGTCTCCTTCAAGTTCATCAATAAGATGCAGCTG AGCGACTCCGTCTGCTATGTGAAAGCTGCCTTTCCTCTGCTGGGCAAGATCCTGAACAGAACGGTGTTCAAGGAGAACTCTTCCAATGCCAAGAAGATGCAGATGGTGCGCAGGATGTATGACAGCATCGATGAGAACGTGGACCCCTGCATCAGGGAGGAGGATGACAAGGAGCGCATG CTCTCAGAGATGTGCTTCGAGGAGTTCACCACGTCCCCCTACGAGATGCTGGCGCTGGTGAAGCAGTTCTTCCAGGACAtcaacctgctgctgcagagcaaggaGACCTTCGAGAAGGACTGCAGCCAGGTGTACCGCAGCATGTGCGTGGGGCCcaggcagcccagctcctcGCCAG AGCAGCGTAGGAAGGAGCCGAAAGCCAGGGAGAGCCACCGGGAGCTCCTGATATACGTCATGGTGGCCAGCGTCGTGGCCGTCTTGCTGGCCATGGGCGGGCTGCTCTTCTACAAGTATAAATCCAAG GTCCTGGAGCGGCCACTGGAAGAGGGGGGCTGCGACCCCGAGGAGCCAGAGCGGAG GGCGCTGCAGGGAGCGAGGGGGTGCCcggagatggagatggaggagCTGTGA
- the CSF1 gene encoding macrophage colony-stimulating factor 1 isoform X1 → MPRLGAKVCLLRCTLLSSLLLLLVCSIHETEQNSYCQQIITEKHLAELEELADTQMQHPGRVSFKFINKMQLSDSVCYVKAAFPLLGKILNRTVFKENSSNAKKMQMVRRMYDSIDENVDPCIREEDDKERMLSEMCFEEFTTSPYEMLALVKQFFQDINLLLQSKETFEKDCSQVYRSMCVGPRQPSSSPGVGTDPDCNCLSPALPSATQPSLSAATHASREVAPASARVPFSLLHGTLAELGSSALSQSPSSLEGSSGTDEVPGIGLGDTEPVSPTTQQTAGAGGAAEALLDPVAAAIPAAEDVSIPSRGMAEEGTGASVLPDQPSSPRRISTKMPAASPSTVSVGHRGARIRPTETPEPVTQLRFSRMAPSAWGRAPGSLGDGARARGWGLSRLRDPEDGGAGPSFDSSFVLSAEQRRKEPKARESHRELLIYVMVASVVAVLLAMGGLLFYKYKSKVLERPLEEGGCDPEEPERRALQGARGCPEMEMEEL, encoded by the exons ATGCCCCGCCTCGGAGCCAAG GTGTGCCTGCTCCGCTGCACCCTGTTGTcgtccctcctcctcctcctcgtctgCAGCATCCATGAGACGGAGCAGAACAGCTACTGCCAGCAGATCATCACAGAGAAGCACCTGGccgagctggaggagctg GCGGACACCCAGATGCAGCATCCGGGCAGGGTCTCCTTCAAGTTCATCAATAAGATGCAGCTG AGCGACTCCGTCTGCTATGTGAAAGCTGCCTTTCCTCTGCTGGGCAAGATCCTGAACAGAACGGTGTTCAAGGAGAACTCTTCCAATGCCAAGAAGATGCAGATGGTGCGCAGGATGTATGACAGCATCGATGAGAACGTGGACCCCTGCATCAGGGAGGAGGATGACAAGGAGCGCATG CTCTCAGAGATGTGCTTCGAGGAGTTCACCACGTCCCCCTACGAGATGCTGGCGCTGGTGAAGCAGTTCTTCCAGGACAtcaacctgctgctgcagagcaaggaGACCTTCGAGAAGGACTGCAGCCAGGTGTACCGCAGCATGTGCGTGGGGCCcaggcagcccagctcctcGCCAG gTGTGGGGACAGATCCTGACTGCAattgcctgtcccctgccctcccttctGCCACCCAGCCCTCCCTATCCGCTGCCACCCATGCCAGCAGAGAAGTGGCACCTGCTAGCGCCCGGGTCCCTTTCAGCCTCCTCCACGGCACCCTCGCTGAGTTAGGCAGCAGCGCCCTGTCTCAGTCCCCCAGTAGCTTGGAGGGCAGCTCAGGGACCGACGAGGTCCCAGGAATTGGGCTCGGTGACACGGAACCAGTGTCCCCCACGACGCAGCAGACGGCTGGAGCCGGCGGCGCCGCCGAAGCCCTCCTGGATCCGGTTGCCGCCGCCATCCCAGCGGCTGAGGACGTCTCCATCCCCTCCCGAGGGATGGCGGAGGAGGGCACCGGAGCCTCTGTCCTCCCGGATCAGCCCTCCTCGCCCCGCAGGATCAGCACCAAGATGCCGGCAGCGTCCCCCAGCACTGTCTCTGTGGGTCACCGCGGGGCCAGGATCCGTCCCACGGAGACACCCGAGCCGGTCACGCAGCTCCGCTTCTCCAGGATGGCCCCGTCGGCGTGGGGCCGGGCGCCGGGCAGCCTCGGGGACGGCGCgagggcgcggggctgggggctgagtCGGCTGCGGGATCCCGAGGACGGTGGGGCCGGACCCAGCTTTGACTCGAGCTTTGTTCTGAGCGCAGAGCAGCGTAGGAAGGAGCCGAAAGCCAGGGAGAGCCACCGGGAGCTCCTGATATACGTCATGGTGGCCAGCGTCGTGGCCGTCTTGCTGGCCATGGGCGGGCTGCTCTTCTACAAGTATAAATCCAAG GTCCTGGAGCGGCCACTGGAAGAGGGGGGCTGCGACCCCGAGGAGCCAGAGCGGAG GGCGCTGCAGGGAGCGAGGGGGTGCCcggagatggagatggaggagCTGTGA